In the genome of Acetomicrobium sp. S15 = DSM 107314, one region contains:
- a CDS encoding ABC transporter ATP-binding protein: MILSISGISFCYKSRQVLKDVSFALKQNELLAILGPNGVGKTTLLKCINAILRPQGGSVLVEGRDISSLSRMEIAKDLAYVPQRGASGRLTAFDAILLGRRPHIQWKVRKKDLEKVDAIIKTLGLEELSLRFLDEMSGGELQKVNIARALVQEPKVLLLDEPTSSLDLRNQQEILKTIRHIVTNHDMAAVMTMHDLGSALRFADKALFMKNGVIYSASSCANVTPAMVEAVYGVNVAIERIKGHPVVVPL, from the coding sequence ATGATTCTATCCATAAGCGGTATATCTTTTTGCTATAAAAGCAGGCAGGTCCTAAAAGATGTAAGCTTTGCCCTCAAGCAGAATGAGCTATTGGCCATCCTCGGCCCTAATGGGGTCGGTAAAACTACGCTCCTCAAATGCATTAACGCCATCTTAAGGCCACAGGGAGGGAGCGTCCTCGTCGAAGGGCGCGACATATCAAGCCTTTCGAGGATGGAAATAGCTAAGGATCTCGCTTATGTTCCCCAACGAGGCGCAAGCGGGCGCTTGACGGCTTTTGACGCGATACTTCTTGGGCGCAGGCCGCACATTCAATGGAAGGTCCGCAAAAAAGACTTAGAAAAAGTAGACGCCATCATCAAAACCCTGGGGCTCGAAGAGCTATCCTTGAGGTTTCTCGATGAGATGAGCGGCGGTGAGCTACAGAAGGTCAATATAGCCAGAGCGCTCGTCCAGGAGCCGAAGGTGCTCCTACTGGACGAACCTACGAGCAGTCTGGATTTGAGAAACCAACAAGAGATACTTAAAACTATCCGTCACATAGTCACCAATCACGACATGGCTGCGGTTATGACCATGCACGACCTCGGTTCGGCCCTGCGTTTTGCCGACAAGGCACTTTTTATGAAAAACGGCGTGATCTATTCCGCATCGAGTTGTGCAAACGTTACACCAGCCATGGTAGAAGCTGTCTATGGGGTCAACGTCGCCATCGAGCGCATCAAAGGCCATCCCGTGGTCGTTCCGCTATAA
- a CDS encoding iron ABC transporter substrate-binding protein translates to MFKNTSMIRALTILAAAFVMFFFHTGEGWPQDSNISITDAWGRHVTIPSDVERIICSGPGCLRYAVYLQALDKVVAVDDIEKSRRAFEARPYFLAHPELAEKPLFGEFRGRDNPELILLLDPKPQVIFKTYADAGYNPDELQAKTGIPVVVLNYGDLTKHREDMEEALALMGKILKKESRAKEVIDFFEASICDLKARTLSISQKERPTCFVGGIAHKGPHGFTSTELAYPPFLFTNVKNIASAEGDSKPQQVNFSKEKIIELDPQYIFVDLATLQAGEAGALSQLKNEACFSVLSAVRAGRVYGLLPYNWYTINYGSVLADAYFVGSVCYPECFKDTDPERKADEIYEFLVGKPVFSQMNASFNGLAFTQINLNALK, encoded by the coding sequence TTGTTTAAAAACACAAGTATGATTCGAGCTTTAACGATCTTAGCGGCAGCTTTCGTTATGTTTTTCTTTCACACAGGAGAAGGTTGGCCTCAAGATTCTAACATAAGTATAACTGATGCATGGGGACGGCACGTAACGATTCCTTCCGATGTGGAGCGCATCATTTGCTCAGGCCCGGGGTGCTTGCGATACGCCGTGTATCTGCAGGCCCTCGATAAAGTAGTGGCCGTGGATGATATAGAAAAATCGCGCAGGGCCTTTGAGGCGCGGCCATATTTTTTGGCCCATCCAGAACTCGCCGAAAAGCCGCTTTTTGGTGAGTTCCGGGGGCGCGATAACCCGGAACTCATTTTGCTTCTCGACCCAAAGCCTCAGGTGATTTTTAAAACCTATGCCGATGCTGGATACAACCCAGACGAATTGCAAGCTAAAACTGGCATTCCCGTCGTAGTTTTAAACTATGGCGATCTAACGAAGCACCGAGAGGATATGGAAGAAGCCCTCGCTCTCATGGGTAAAATTTTAAAAAAGGAGAGCCGGGCAAAAGAAGTTATCGACTTTTTCGAGGCGTCAATATGTGATCTTAAGGCAAGGACTTTAAGCATCTCACAAAAAGAGCGCCCAACTTGTTTTGTTGGGGGCATTGCCCACAAGGGGCCACATGGATTTACCTCCACAGAGCTCGCTTACCCTCCCTTTTTGTTCACCAATGTCAAAAACATAGCTTCCGCAGAAGGAGATAGCAAGCCACAGCAGGTCAACTTCTCTAAGGAAAAGATCATTGAGCTTGACCCGCAATACATTTTCGTGGACCTTGCCACGCTTCAGGCTGGGGAAGCGGGGGCTTTAAGCCAGCTAAAAAATGAAGCGTGCTTCAGCGTGCTCTCTGCAGTTAGAGCCGGTCGCGTTTACGGCCTCCTTCCCTACAACTGGTATACGATAAACTACGGCTCAGTCCTCGCAGACGCGTATTTTGTCGGCTCGGTCTGTTATCCTGAGTGCTTTAAAGATACTGACCCCGAGCGCAAAGCGGACGAAATCTATGAGTTTCTCGTGGGTAAGCCAGTTTTTTCACAGATGAACGCCTCTTTTAATGGCCTAGCCTTTACGCAAATAAATTTAAATGCCCTCAAGTAA
- a CDS encoding FecCD family ABC transporter permease has product MHLEEGSIPVGYKRYIGGKITLIVAGFFILAALIVVSISIGSARMPLREVLQTLFLRHVSEQLDSIVFNIRLPQTLTAIVAGAGLSIAGAVMQSVLENPLASPFTLGISHAAAFGAALSVMAMGSRFSLASGTYALNALRAGMTAGTAFLTSMIATLIVILISNLRRGSPEVMALAGVALGSLFTAGTMFLQYFADDVELAAMVFWTFGDVGRANWSELGIISAVTGGVILFFLFNAWNYNAIDAGDETALGLGVSVRYVRFFGMFFASLVTAVTIAFVGVIGFVGLICPHMVRRLIGDDNRFLLPGSCVMGSILLLAADTTARMIMAPRVLPVAILTSFVGAPVFLYLIIKGNRR; this is encoded by the coding sequence ATGCATCTTGAAGAAGGTTCAATTCCTGTAGGATACAAGCGATATATAGGAGGTAAAATTACCCTCATCGTAGCGGGCTTTTTTATCTTGGCAGCTTTAATCGTGGTCTCTATTTCGATAGGCTCTGCCCGCATGCCCTTAAGAGAGGTCCTTCAGACTCTATTTTTGCGACACGTTTCAGAACAGCTCGACTCAATAGTGTTTAATATCAGATTACCACAGACGCTTACAGCTATAGTCGCCGGTGCTGGCCTTTCAATCGCTGGGGCGGTGATGCAGTCCGTTTTAGAGAACCCCCTGGCTTCGCCCTTCACTTTGGGCATTTCCCACGCTGCGGCATTTGGCGCAGCCCTTTCGGTCATGGCCATGGGGTCAAGGTTCTCGTTAGCTTCAGGCACCTATGCGCTTAACGCGCTCAGGGCAGGAATGACGGCAGGGACCGCTTTTTTAACCAGCATGATAGCTACGCTGATAGTCATATTAATATCCAACCTGCGCCGGGGGTCTCCAGAGGTGATGGCCTTAGCCGGCGTGGCCTTAGGTTCGCTCTTTACCGCTGGAACCATGTTTTTGCAGTATTTTGCCGATGACGTTGAGCTTGCCGCCATGGTGTTTTGGACCTTCGGTGACGTAGGTCGGGCTAATTGGAGCGAACTGGGCATAATTTCTGCCGTAACGGGTGGAGTGATATTGTTTTTTCTATTTAACGCATGGAATTATAATGCGATCGATGCTGGAGACGAAACGGCTCTCGGGCTCGGTGTCAGTGTCCGCTACGTCAGATTCTTTGGGATGTTCTTCGCATCTCTTGTAACGGCTGTTACCATAGCTTTTGTCGGCGTCATAGGCTTTGTTGGGTTAATCTGCCCCCACATGGTTCGCCGCTTGATAGGCGATGACAACAGGTTCCTCCTCCCAGGTTCCTGTGTCATGGGGAGCATATTGCTTTTAGCAGCAGACACAACGGCGCGAATGATTATGGCTCCGCGCGTCTTGCCCGTAGCAATCCTCACCTCATTTGTAGGAGCACCGGTGTTTCTTTATCTTATCATTAAGGGTAATAGACGATGA